From Alienimonas californiensis, a single genomic window includes:
- a CDS encoding metal-sensitive transcriptional regulator, producing MHLDRDQKEALRKRLRRAEGQVAAVGRMIEEDKYCVDVLMQVRAAMAALGKVGQIVLENHLDTCVSAAFQADDDAERQAKIRELMDVFAQYGNFGTR from the coding sequence GTGCACCTCGACCGCGATCAGAAAGAGGCCCTCCGCAAGCGTCTCCGCCGGGCCGAGGGCCAAGTCGCGGCGGTGGGGCGGATGATCGAGGAGGACAAGTACTGCGTGGACGTGCTGATGCAGGTTCGGGCGGCGATGGCGGCCCTGGGCAAGGTGGGCCAGATCGTGCTGGAGAACCATCTGGACACCTGCGTCTCCGCCGCCTTCCAAGCCGACGACGACGCGGAACGCCAGGCGAAGATTCGCGAGCTGATGGACGTCTTCGCCCAATACGGCAACTTCGGCACGCGTTGA
- a CDS encoding DUF3526 domain-containing protein yields MTVSSTTRAIGREWALAKRDPRVPAVLFVAGLLTVLALLAGDQRVERRLDRERAIERENSTQRRDLESAFDDAAAPSDGGAELSPAEQDRRAALRMAARSPDLMRFTGGLWTSYRPASPLSRLTAGTADDWPDAYRHAGSSLAETLRRDAPTNPLLTVVGPYDTTLLVGAVLPLLLLMLTFDLTADDRERGRWPLVASHCGSTAALVALRCGVRVAAVAVVVILPTVLWTLAVPAGEAPSVAALAVWCGAVLGTLACWGALAFLVASFDLSAAASGLTLLLCWAVLVLGVPSLIERRVNDRAAPPEPGELAAVERRADEQFLDLPENVWRDFLRRHPEVELDDENPQLEFLLQDLAAAGAVRDRVLEAHRAEIDRFLARERRLDRLQFLSPAVAWRTASEQAAGTSLRHAVDLASATAEFHGAFQKHFEPMTITDRELTRDDIRAMPAFDGRTVGPHMHAAPLALSGAALLLWTAACGLIGWLRFRRRDPFAHSRPSRKAD; encoded by the coding sequence ATGACGGTCTCCTCGACGACGCGGGCGATCGGCCGCGAGTGGGCGCTGGCGAAGCGGGACCCCCGGGTCCCGGCGGTCCTGTTCGTCGCCGGGCTGCTGACGGTCCTGGCGCTGCTCGCCGGGGACCAGCGGGTCGAGCGACGGCTGGACCGAGAGCGGGCGATCGAGCGGGAGAACTCCACGCAGCGGCGGGACCTCGAATCCGCCTTCGACGACGCCGCGGCGCCGTCGGACGGGGGGGCGGAACTGTCCCCGGCCGAGCAGGACCGGCGGGCGGCGCTCCGGATGGCGGCCCGGTCCCCCGACCTGATGCGGTTCACCGGCGGCCTCTGGACCTCGTACCGGCCCGCCTCGCCGCTCAGCCGGCTGACCGCGGGGACCGCCGACGACTGGCCGGACGCGTACCGGCACGCCGGTTCCTCGCTCGCCGAGACGCTCCGTCGGGACGCCCCGACGAACCCGCTGCTGACGGTCGTCGGCCCGTACGACACGACCCTGCTGGTCGGGGCCGTCCTCCCGCTGCTCCTACTGATGCTGACGTTCGACCTGACCGCCGACGACCGGGAGCGGGGCCGCTGGCCGCTCGTCGCGTCGCATTGCGGCTCGACCGCGGCCCTCGTCGCCCTCCGGTGCGGGGTCCGGGTCGCTGCGGTGGCCGTCGTCGTGATTCTGCCGACGGTCCTCTGGACGCTGGCCGTCCCCGCGGGGGAGGCGCCGTCGGTCGCGGCCCTGGCGGTATGGTGCGGGGCGGTTCTCGGGACGCTCGCCTGCTGGGGGGCGCTGGCTTTCCTGGTCGCCTCGTTCGACCTGTCGGCGGCCGCGTCGGGATTGACGCTGCTGCTCTGCTGGGCCGTCCTCGTGTTGGGCGTGCCCTCGCTGATCGAACGGCGGGTCAACGACCGGGCGGCGCCCCCGGAGCCCGGCGAACTCGCCGCCGTCGAGCGCCGGGCCGACGAGCAGTTTCTGGACCTCCCCGAGAACGTCTGGCGGGACTTCCTCCGGCGACACCCGGAGGTCGAACTGGACGACGAGAACCCGCAGCTGGAGTTCCTGCTCCAAGATTTGGCCGCCGCGGGGGCCGTCCGCGACCGCGTGCTCGAGGCGCACCGCGCCGAGATCGATCGCTTCCTGGCTCGCGAACGGCGTCTCGACCGCCTGCAGTTCCTCAGCCCCGCCGTCGCCTGGCGGACCGCCTCGGAGCAGGCGGCCGGGACGAGCCTGCGGCACGCGGTCGACCTCGCCTCGGCGACCGCTGAGTTTCACGGCGCCTTTCAAAAACACTTCGAGCCGATGACGATCACGGACCGCGAACTGACGCGGGACGACATCCGGGCGATGCCCGCCTTCGACGGCCGAACCGTCGGGCCGCACATGCACGCCGCGCCGCTGGCGCTCTCGGGCGCCGCGCTGCTCCTGTGGACGGCGGCGTGCGGTCTGATCGGCTGGTTGCGATTCCGGCGGCGGGACCCGTTCGCCCACAGCCGACCCTCGCGGAAAGCGGACTGA
- a CDS encoding DUF3526 domain-containing protein, with product MPSLFVVVCKELRELTRDRVAVAVCAVFFGVLLASCVASARHWTARDAAQRERQTSSREDWLGQSSTSAHDATHRGMTVYRRPSPLAAVDPGTDPVLGSAVRLESHRRNEPTGVPGRDRLRLLRLNFGTPAELIQAVLPLVAVLLSYATVARERERGTWGFLQSLGVGRSAVVLGKLTATFAAVAVLTGPVVGMLLWTLATAADEAVLTWGELAVRGAALYATTLLYLFGWCVTGVALSTRFSAGATLVLLITAWAGATLVVPRVAVDLAYSQHPTPAPAEFRQAREAAVRHGSDGDRSLEEFRAEVEGRLLRQYGVDEVADLPVDLDAAGLLAMEAFTDALDDTAQARVDAVHEEQTRFVERSAALSPFLAVRSLSTALAGTDRVHHAAFLRSAERHRRSYVAFLNTAQLNREGPGDTAASARAFWGRVPEFRQRVPSLRQLAGAARWPVGLLLGWSAAILAVALRRPRGAGA from the coding sequence ATGCCGTCGCTCTTCGTCGTCGTCTGTAAAGAACTCCGTGAGCTGACGCGCGACCGCGTCGCGGTCGCCGTGTGCGCCGTCTTCTTCGGCGTGCTGCTCGCGAGTTGCGTCGCGTCCGCCCGGCATTGGACGGCACGGGACGCCGCGCAACGGGAGCGGCAGACGTCGTCGCGGGAGGACTGGCTGGGGCAGTCGTCGACCTCGGCACACGACGCCACCCACCGCGGGATGACGGTCTACAGGCGGCCGAGTCCGCTGGCCGCGGTCGACCCCGGCACGGACCCCGTGCTGGGGTCCGCCGTGCGGCTGGAGTCGCACCGGCGGAACGAGCCGACGGGGGTGCCGGGCCGCGACCGGCTCCGCCTGCTCCGGTTGAACTTCGGGACCCCGGCCGAGCTCATCCAGGCGGTCCTGCCGCTCGTCGCAGTCCTTCTTAGCTACGCGACAGTCGCCCGCGAGCGGGAGCGGGGCACATGGGGCTTTCTGCAAAGCCTCGGCGTGGGGCGTTCCGCAGTCGTGCTCGGCAAGCTGACCGCGACGTTCGCCGCGGTCGCGGTTTTGACCGGCCCGGTGGTCGGCATGCTCCTCTGGACGCTCGCGACGGCCGCGGACGAAGCCGTCCTGACGTGGGGGGAACTCGCCGTCCGGGGCGCCGCGCTGTACGCGACGACGCTCCTCTACCTGTTCGGCTGGTGCGTGACCGGCGTCGCCCTGTCGACCCGGTTCTCGGCGGGGGCGACGCTCGTCCTGCTCATCACGGCGTGGGCGGGCGCGACGCTGGTGGTGCCCCGCGTCGCCGTGGATCTGGCCTATTCCCAACACCCGACGCCCGCCCCCGCCGAGTTTCGGCAAGCCCGCGAAGCCGCCGTCCGGCACGGGTCGGACGGCGACCGCTCGTTGGAAGAGTTCCGGGCCGAGGTCGAAGGCCGGCTGCTCCGGCAGTACGGCGTGGACGAGGTGGCCGACCTGCCGGTCGACCTCGACGCCGCCGGGCTGCTCGCGATGGAGGCGTTCACGGACGCCCTCGACGACACGGCGCAAGCCCGCGTCGACGCCGTCCATGAGGAACAGACCCGGTTCGTCGAACGCTCCGCGGCCCTCTCCCCGTTCCTGGCGGTCCGGTCCCTGTCGACGGCCCTCGCGGGAACCGACCGGGTCCACCACGCGGCGTTCCTGCGGTCCGCGGAGCGGCACCGGCGGTCCTACGTCGCGTTCCTCAACACGGCCCAGTTGAACCGGGAGGGGCCGGGGGACACGGCCGCCTCCGCGCGGGCGTTCTGGGGCCGCGTGCCGGAGTTCCGGCAGCGCGTCCCGTCGCTCCGGCAGCTGGCCGGGGCGGCCCGGTGGCCGGTCGGCCTGCTGCTGGGTTGGTCGGCGGCGATACTGGCCGTGGCGCTGCGGCGGCCCCGTGGGGCGGGCGCATGA
- a CDS encoding multicopper oxidase domain-containing protein has protein sequence MSAAEARRSFLKAGTAAAAGAFAANAVRPAAAQENPRQDPTPAPGAPTDPPGGAQPRGENDVRADYDGFSRYQPSRGNDPDSKWYIGKEVPGFRRGEEGPAPFIAPDVEKLPYTMENGWKVFRLNCTPVRREFLPGYYIDVYGFNGSMPGPTIEATQGDKIRVIVKNDLPEPTSVHWHGLELSVQDDGASHLTQNMIEPGKEYVYELHPHEEGTFFYHSHVAMQETFGMVGWFIIHPRKPFDPPVDRDFGLIFQNFRIDPMTTVVDSWGMDFNWHTINGRSGPYTTPLVCRHGERVRIRIMDFSPIQHHPIHLHGHTFWVTGHEGARVPKTAWIPRNTELIAVAQASTLELIANNPGDWALHCHMTHHMMNHMVQHVGPRLRGQADTERYTANLETRPAVDLNSKALGEVPPGYPQMMQGMKMDPRAMEKVWNRREMKGMRATAPKTIHGLFTALRVLPDDLYRLVMESDEPVEKGAVFAEIVRRFGDYGRYQWAPMMNMNGGMNGGE, from the coding sequence ATGTCCGCCGCCGAAGCTCGTCGTTCGTTCCTCAAAGCCGGAACCGCGGCCGCGGCCGGTGCGTTCGCCGCGAACGCCGTCCGCCCCGCCGCCGCCCAGGAGAATCCGCGGCAGGACCCCACGCCCGCCCCCGGCGCCCCGACCGATCCCCCCGGCGGCGCCCAGCCGCGGGGCGAGAACGACGTGCGGGCGGACTACGACGGCTTTTCCCGCTACCAGCCCAGCCGCGGGAACGATCCCGATTCGAAATGGTATATCGGCAAGGAGGTCCCGGGCTTCCGCAGGGGCGAGGAGGGGCCGGCCCCGTTCATCGCCCCGGACGTGGAGAAGCTGCCGTACACGATGGAGAACGGCTGGAAGGTGTTTCGCCTGAATTGCACGCCGGTCCGGCGTGAGTTCCTGCCCGGCTATTACATCGACGTGTACGGCTTCAACGGGTCGATGCCCGGCCCGACGATCGAGGCGACGCAGGGGGACAAAATCCGGGTGATCGTGAAGAACGACCTGCCCGAGCCGACCTCCGTGCATTGGCACGGGCTGGAACTGAGCGTGCAGGACGACGGCGCCTCCCACCTCACCCAGAACATGATCGAGCCGGGGAAGGAGTACGTCTACGAACTGCACCCGCACGAAGAGGGGACGTTCTTTTACCACTCCCACGTCGCCATGCAGGAGACGTTCGGGATGGTGGGGTGGTTTATTATTCACCCGCGAAAGCCGTTCGACCCGCCGGTGGATCGCGACTTCGGGCTGATCTTTCAGAACTTCCGCATCGACCCGATGACCACCGTGGTCGACAGCTGGGGGATGGATTTTAACTGGCACACGATCAACGGCCGCAGCGGGCCCTACACCACCCCGCTGGTCTGCCGGCACGGGGAGCGGGTGCGGATCCGAATTATGGACTTCAGTCCGATCCAGCATCACCCCATTCATCTGCACGGGCACACCTTCTGGGTGACGGGGCACGAGGGGGCGCGGGTTCCCAAGACCGCTTGGATTCCGCGGAATACGGAACTCATCGCCGTGGCCCAGGCGTCGACCCTGGAGTTAATCGCCAATAACCCCGGCGACTGGGCGCTGCACTGCCATATGACGCATCACATGATGAACCATATGGTGCAGCACGTCGGCCCGCGGCTGCGGGGGCAGGCCGATACGGAGCGGTATACCGCGAACCTGGAGACCCGCCCCGCGGTGGATTTGAACTCCAAGGCCCTCGGCGAGGTTCCCCCCGGCTACCCGCAGATGATGCAGGGGATGAAAATGGACCCGCGGGCGATGGAGAAGGTCTGGAACCGCCGCGAAATGAAGGGGATGCGGGCGACCGCCCCCAAAACAATTCACGGCTTGTTCACCGCCCTGCGCGTGCTGCCGGACGACCTGTATCGGCTGGTGATGGAAAGCGACGAGCCGGTCGAAAAGGGCGCCGTCTTCGCCGAGATCGTCCGCCGCTTCGGCGACTACGGTCGCTACCAGTGGGCGCCCATGATGAACATGAACGGCGGCATGAACGGCGGCGAGTAG
- a CDS encoding DUF427 domain-containing protein, whose product MKAFWNGHTIAESDATRVVEGNHYFPPAAVRREFLKPSATKTTCPWKGEASYFNLEVAGETNPDAAWIYPTPKDAAAQIADHVAFWKGVEVTE is encoded by the coding sequence ATGAAAGCCTTTTGGAACGGTCACACGATCGCCGAAAGCGACGCCACTCGCGTCGTCGAGGGCAATCACTACTTCCCGCCGGCCGCGGTGCGGCGGGAGTTCCTCAAGCCCTCGGCCACCAAAACCACCTGCCCGTGGAAGGGCGAGGCGAGCTACTTCAATCTCGAAGTCGCCGGCGAAACGAACCCCGACGCCGCCTGGATCTATCCCACGCCCAAGGACGCCGCCGCCCAAATCGCCGACCATGTCGCCTTCTGGAAGGGCGTGGAGGTGACGGAGTGA
- a CDS encoding ABC transporter ATP-binding protein encodes MLEAVELTKTYGRKVALDGLNLTVRPGDVFCLLGANGAGKSTTIKLLLGLIPPTSGEVRINGAAPRRGRGGANVGLGYIPEQVSLYPRLSGLENLRYFASLAGESDLTRARLTEALEAAGLPADAVDRRVSNYSKGMRQKVVIALAVVRQVRGLLLDEPTSGLDPLAAREFGRLLRDLSGRGVAILMASHDLHHIRELATRIGVMKGGRLMEELEPTAADRAGLETRLLQFL; translated from the coding sequence ATGCTCGAAGCCGTCGAACTGACCAAGACTTACGGCCGGAAGGTCGCCCTGGACGGGCTCAACCTGACCGTCCGGCCGGGCGACGTGTTCTGCCTGCTGGGCGCCAACGGGGCCGGCAAGTCGACCACGATCAAACTGCTCCTCGGACTCATCCCGCCGACCTCCGGCGAGGTGCGGATCAACGGCGCCGCCCCCCGGCGGGGCCGCGGCGGGGCGAACGTCGGGCTCGGCTACATCCCGGAACAGGTCTCCCTCTACCCGCGGCTTTCCGGGCTGGAGAACCTGCGGTACTTCGCGTCGCTGGCCGGCGAGTCGGACCTCACCCGGGCCCGCCTGACCGAGGCGCTGGAAGCCGCCGGCCTGCCGGCGGACGCGGTCGACCGGCGGGTCTCGAACTACTCCAAAGGCATGCGGCAGAAGGTCGTGATCGCGCTGGCCGTCGTCCGGCAGGTCCGCGGCCTGCTGCTGGACGAGCCGACGTCCGGACTCGACCCGCTGGCGGCCCGCGAGTTCGGACGCCTCCTCCGCGACCTCTCCGGCCGGGGCGTCGCCATTTTGATGGCGAGCCACGACTTGCACCACATCCGGGAATTGGCCACGCGGATCGGGGTGATGAAGGGGGGGCGACTGATGGAGGAACTGGAGCCGACCGCAGCCGACCGCGCCGGGTTGGAGACCCGCCTGCTGCAATTCCTGTGA
- a CDS encoding DinB family protein yields MTPVGEAHAALAERLAAELTGFCVAKLRDQAAQIDRCVRLLSEEQVWERANDVSNSIGNLVLHLTGNVRQWAGEGLGGVAFDRDRPAEFARRDPLPADELLSGLHAAIDAACTALERLSPAELAAERTIQGRQISGVAAAVHVTEHFTGHVAQIVVYTKLLTGQDLSLYDDQGRRLDAAARL; encoded by the coding sequence GTGACGCCCGTCGGAGAGGCTCACGCCGCCCTCGCGGAGCGGTTGGCCGCGGAGCTGACCGGGTTCTGCGTCGCCAAGTTGCGGGATCAGGCCGCCCAGATCGACCGCTGCGTGCGGCTGCTCTCCGAGGAGCAGGTCTGGGAGCGGGCGAACGACGTGTCCAACTCGATCGGCAACCTCGTGCTGCACCTCACGGGCAACGTCCGGCAGTGGGCCGGGGAAGGGCTGGGCGGGGTGGCGTTCGACCGGGACCGCCCCGCGGAGTTCGCCCGCCGCGACCCGCTGCCGGCCGACGAGTTGCTGTCCGGCCTGCACGCCGCGATCGACGCCGCCTGCACGGCGCTGGAGCGGCTCTCGCCGGCGGAGCTGGCCGCGGAGCGAACCATTCAGGGCCGCCAGATCAGCGGCGTGGCGGCCGCGGTGCACGTCACGGAGCACTTCACCGGGCACGTCGCCCAGATCGTCGTTTACACGAAGCTGCTGACCGGGCAGGACCTGAGCCTCTACGACGACCAAGGCCGCCGGCTGGACGCGGCCGCCCGGCTTTGA
- a CDS encoding four-helix bundle copper-binding protein: MSDAKMKECIDTCQECHRTCLDHFVNTCLEKGGEHVEKEHVKLMLDCIQICATCTDFMIRGSELHGLVCRACSEVCKQCADSCEKVGMSDCAAQCRKCAETCGAMAA, encoded by the coding sequence ATGAGCGACGCGAAGATGAAGGAGTGCATCGACACCTGCCAGGAGTGCCACCGCACCTGCCTGGACCACTTTGTGAACACCTGTCTGGAGAAAGGCGGCGAGCACGTCGAGAAGGAGCACGTCAAGCTGATGCTGGACTGCATTCAGATCTGCGCGACCTGCACGGACTTCATGATCCGCGGCAGCGAGTTGCACGGCCTCGTCTGCCGGGCCTGCAGCGAAGTGTGCAAGCAGTGCGCGGACAGCTGCGAGAAGGTCGGCATGAGCGACTGCGCCGCCCAGTGCCGCAAGTGCGCGGAAACCTGCGGCGCGATGGCCGCCTGA